The Candidatus Poribacteria bacterium genomic sequence CGGAAGGCTACGTCCACGGCACGCCTGGGATCTGGACGCAAGTCTCAAGCGGTTCTGATAAGGCAGACAACTTTGCAATTGTTACCGGATGCGACAGTTATCTCCGCGTTATCAATATTAACGACGGCACGCAGACACAACAGATAGATCTCGGGGCGTATGTCGGGGCGAGTCCTGCGATTTCACAAGACCGCGTCTATTGTGGCACGTATGGCACTGAAATATTGGGGGTTGCGTTAGATACTGGGGAGATTGCTTGGCGATATCGGCATCCAAAACGCAGATTTCCATTCTTCGCTTCCGCCGCTCTCACGGAAGACAGCGTTATCATCGGAGGACGCGATAAGATGGTGCATGCGCTCTCACAGGCGACGGGTGAGTCGCTATGGACGTATACCGCTAAATCCCGTATTGAGTCTTCTGCCGTCATCGTCGGGAGGCGCGCCTTTGTGGGGACAACCCGTGGGGTGTTTATCGCTTTAGATATTACGACGGGTGAATCGGTATGGGAATTCGCAACGGGTTCCTCTATCGTCGCCTCACCCAGTGTCTCCGAGGGTAGAATCTACATCGGGACTGAGGACGGGATCCTCTACTGCTTTGGGTCAACGTAGATTGGCACGGTTTGCCGTTTCGTGTTATAATATTGCGAACTTATTCAATCGTGAGTTTGACTAAAAACCAGAAGAAACGGACATAATATATCTATTATACGCCCACTCAGCAAAATCGTGAAGAGGTCGATGCCATTTAAGATTAAGGAGCACCCATAATGCCTGAAACAAAACCGGAACCTGCGACAGCAGGCATAGACTCAAAAGATACAACCGTAGGGAGCGTCTTCGTCTCCAACTACCCGCCGTATTCCGTATGGGGCGAGTCCGATGTGCCAGAAGTGGAACGCGCCCTCAGTGAACACCCGCGTCCAGAGGCCACGCTGGGGCTTTACCTTCATATCCCGTTCTGTCGCAAGCGGTGCAAATTCTGCTATTTCCGTGTTTATACCGATAAAAACAGCGCAGAAATCGACACGTATCTGAACGCTCTCGCGAAAGAGGTGGAACTTTACAGCGCACAACCCGCAATTGCTGACAGACCGCTGAAATTCGTCTATTTCGGTGGCGGGACCCCTTCCTATATCAGCGTCAAACACCTGACGGCTCTCGTTGATCGGGTAAAACGGGTAATGCCGTGGGATGCCGCTGAAGAGGTCGCTTTTGAATGTGAACCCGGCACCTTGACAGAAAAGAAAGTAGAGGCGATCAAAGGGATCGGTGTAACCCGATTGAGCCTCGGCGTTGAGAATCTGAACGACGAGATCCTCGCTGAAAACGGTAGGGCACATCTTACCAAAGAGGTGTATCGCATCGTCCCCTGGATAAAGCGTTTGGCGTTCGATCAGGTCAACATTGATCTCATCTCAGGTATGATAGGTGAAACGTGGGAGAGTTGGCGAGAAACCGTCAAAAAGACTATTGAACTTGACCCCGATAGTGTTACCGTCTATCAGCTGGAATTGCCGTTCAACACCGTTTACTCTAAAGACATCCTCGGCGGCGATACACTCCCGGTCGCAGACTGGAAACTGAAACGCGAATGGCATCAATACGCCTTTGAACAGTTTGAGCACGCCGGTTACAAACAATCCAGCGCGTATACAGTGCTAAAAAGAGATAAACACTGCCAGTTTGTCTATCGCGATGCCGTGTGGCAGGGGAGCGATATGATAGGCACAGGTGTAGCGTCCTTCTCGCACCTCAGCGGGATTCATTTCCAAAATGCACCTTCATGGAGCGACTACCTCAGTCACCTTGAAGAGGATAGAATTCCGGTCTACCGAGCACTGAAACCCACAGAATCGGAACGGTTGACGCGGGAGATGATCCTGCAACTCAAACTCGGCAAGATCAGACCTTCCTATTTCAAAGCGAAATTCGACGCGGACATCCTCGATACTTTTGCTGAACCCTTCGCGAAACTGCAAAACGACGGCATGTTACGTGTCAACGCCGCATCGGACGAAATTCAACTGACGCAACGCGGATTGCTCCAAGTGGATAGCCTGCTTCCGGCGTTCTATGCCCCCGAATACCAGAACACGCGATATACGTAATATATGGATACAAAAACGCAACTACACCGCCTCCGTGAGATGCTTGCTCCGGTGTTAGAAACAAACGCTTTCTACAAACAAAAACTCACCGAAGCTGGGATCACGCATCCAAACGATGTCCAATCTTTCACAGACTACCGGCAACTCCCATTTACCACCAAGGAAGAGCTCAGCACCGATCAAGTATCGCATCCCCCTTACGGCACGAATCTCACCTTTCCGTTGGAGCGATATACCTGTCTCCATCGCACCTCAGGCACAACGGGTTCACCCCTGCGCTGGTTAGATACAGCAGAATCGTGGGATTGGTGGGGAAAATGTTGGGGCGAAATCTATCGCGCTGCTGGCGTAACCGCAGCTGACCGACTCATGATCGCCTTTTCGTTCGGTCCCTTTATCGGTTTCTGGAGTGCATATCACGGTGCGCAGCAGTTGGGCGCGCTCACGATTCCAAATGGGGGTATGACCTCCGATCAGCGGATACGTGCGATTCTCAGCAACGATGTGACAGTCCTAATTGCTACACCGACGTATGCATTGCGGCTCGCTGAAGTCGCAGAACAGGATGGTATTAATCTATCTGAAGAATCCTCAATTCGGGTGACACTCCATGCGGGTGAACCGGGGGCGAGTCTACCTGCTACGAAACATCGGATTGAGAGCCGTTGGGGGGCGCGTGCCTACGATCATGCCGGGGCAACGGAAGTCGGTGCCTGGGGTGTTATGTGCGAACCGCAAGCGGGTGTCCATCTCAACGAAGATGAATTTATCTGTGAAGTCCTCGATCCAGAAACGGGAAACGCCGCAGATGAAGGCGAGTTAGTCATCACGAATTTAGGACGCGTTGGTATGCCCGTCATCCGTTATCGGACGGGAGACTACGTTAAGCTTAAACCAGCACTGTGCGAATGCGGTCGGGCGAGTCGTGTTCTTGACGGCGGTGTTATCGGACGATTAGACAAAGCCGTTATCATTCGCGGTCTGAACGTGTATCCTGCTACACTCGAAAACATTGTTCTCAAGTTTTCGGATGTCCGTGAGTTCGCGGGACGTGTCTATGGAACAGGAACACTCGACGAACTCGAAATCCAGATAGAATCTACACATCCAAATCCTGCTGAAACCGCTACTGCCGTCGCCGCTGCGATCCGAGACGAGTTAGGTTTGCGCGCTGTCGTGAAATCAGTCCCACTCGGAACGCTACCGAGATACGAGCTTAAATCAAACCGATTCACCGATGAACGGCTATAGAACACGCCGTCAACTATGTGTTGACGCGCCCTGCAATCTTAGGTTATAATTGTTGCAGGAAAATTCTCTTGGTAGATACGCGATGCAATCGCGTCTTGCCTCTTTCAGCAGAAATAATTTGATTGCTAAATGTGAGGAGAACGACGATGGTATATCCTGATAACACTTCTGAAGCCATTGCTGCTCGCGGCGAAGCACTTTATCAGCAAAACATACGTGACAAAGTTGAAACTACGCACAAAGGAAAGTTCTTGGCAATTGACATCAAAACAGGTGACTATTCGATTGCTGACGAAGATTTGGCAGCCACAGACAGTCTTCTTGCCAAATGCCCCGATGCAACTGTTTACGGCTTACGAATCGGATTTCCGGCTGCTTACCGGATCGGATTTAAGATTTCAGCACCAACGCAATGATTGTCGGAAGAATTACAAATAATCAAGAAGCCATTATTGAATTGGAAATTGTTGGCTTAAATCGGCGAGAGAAGATTGAAGTCGTCATTGATACAGGCTTTGATGGTTCCTTGACTCTGCCAGGTGATTTAATTAACCGTCTTGGTTTCCGACGAGCAGGTCGCCGATACGCAATTCTTGGCGATGGGAATACAGTAGCCCTTGAACTATATCGTGCGAAAGTGTTATGGCATGGCAAAGAACGCGAAGTTCCTGTTCTACGAACGGACGGTGGTCCCTTGGTCGGGATGGCATTGCTTGAGGGAAATCGTGTAATTTTAGACGTTGTGACAGATGGCGATGTCATGATTGAGGTTTTGTCCTAATAGGAGGCAACCTAAAATGGCAGATTATGAACTTAACGGCTTGTGCTAATTAACGCATTGTTTTTGTTATTTTCACAGATATTGATATTATCCCATAAACATACCGTCCCTACGGGACTCAAAACGGATGTTAATGCCGCATTTCTATAAACATATTGAAGAAATACCCAAGCAAATAAACCCTACGGGACTCAAATCATATCCATATATGAGAATTACGGACAAACCGTTATACGTATGTAAATCAATATAGGACTTACGCATATTGCTCTTTTGTAGCATAAACTTTTAGTGTGGGTTTCCACCTGAACACTGTGTTTTCCGAAAAATCTCATCTCACAGAACAGACGACAGTCAAAAGTGCGTAAGTCCTGAAATAAACATATCGTCCCTACGGGACTGAAAGGGGGTGTATGCCGTTTTTCTATAAACATATCGTCCCTACGGGACTCAAGAGGGGCACAACTCGTGAGAAACACATAAAAAAATGGCACTTCTGTGAAGTTGTGTTTTACAAACAGTTATTTAGCACAAGGCGTCAATTTACTGCTTTAGCAGCACAATCAGAACGGATATGAAATACAGCCCTAAATAAATGAATACATATCATACCTACGACACCATCGTTATCGGAGGTGGACCCGCGGGAAGCACTGTTGCAACACTCGTCGCGGAACAGGGGCATCGCGTCCTTCTCCTTGAACGGGAAGCCGAGCCGACATTCAAAATCGGGGAATCGCTGATTCCCGCTACCTACTGGACCTTCAAGCGACTCGGTATGCTCGAAAAACTACGGACGAGTCATTTTCCACAGAAATACAGCGTCCAGTTCTACTCACGCGCCGGTAAAGCCTCCACCCCCTTCTATTTCTTTCAAACCAACCCGCACGAAAGTGCTGTCACATGGCAGGTCTTGCGGAGTGAGTTCGACCAGATGCTCTTGGAGAATGCGGAAGAAAAAGGTGTAGAGGTCCATAGGGGAATCAGTGTGCGAGAAGTCCTCTTTGAAGGGGACACCGCAACCGGTGTTGTTACGCAGCGGACAGACGGCACCCGTGAAACCCTCCATGCCACTGTTATCGTGGATTCTACCGGACAGCGGTCCCTCATCGGAAGGCAACTGAACCTGAATACGATAGAACCGAACCTCAAAATGGCATCGCTCTTTACACACTATGAAGGCGGACACAGAGACGAAGGCATCGACGAGGGCGCGACGCTCATCCTACACACCGAAGAGAAGGATTCTTGGTTCTGGTCGATCCCACTCCCTTACAACCGCACGAGTATTGGGGTTGTGGGCGAGTTGGACTATCTCCTTCAGGGTCGAAGGAATGCCGACGGCAAACTCAATGCCCAAAAAATCTTCACCGAAGAACTCGCGAAGTGTGCGCCATTGCAACAACGGCTCGAAGGCGCGAAGCAACTCCTCCCCATTCAAACCACAAAAGATTTCTCCTACCGTGCGAGTCGTATTGCGGGCAACAACTGGGTGCTCGTAGGCGACGCATTCGGATTCTTGGATCCCGTCTACTCAACAGGGCTGTTTCTTGCACTCAAATCTGGTGAGATGGCAGCGGATGTTATCATCGAAGCGTTCCGTAAGAACGACTTCTCCGGAACGCAACTTGGAAGTTTTGGACCCGAATTTGTAAAGGGGATGGAGGCATTTCGGAAACTCGTCTACGCTTTTTATACGAAGGAATTTAGTTTTGCACGATTCCTCTCAGAATACCCAGAGCATCAGGGCGGCATTGTTGACATTTTGAGTGGAGACGTGTTTAGAAAAGATGTAACGCACATCTTCCCAGCAATGGCGGAAATGTGTCCATTTCCACCCGAAGTGCCGCTCAATTGATATGGATGAGAGCACTTTGTCAGCCCGAAATAACCATAACCTATAGGAGCTCCTCATGAAATCAATCCTGTCCTATCTATCGATTCTCTGCGTTATACTTGCCATCGGGTGCGACAACACCGCAAAACAAAACACTGCCCAAAATGAAAAGGGCAATACTCCCGCCGAGTTGGTGAACGATACTTCTACGAAACGCCGCTATATCAGTATCGGCACTGCCCCTGCGGGTGGCGCGTTCTTCGTCGTCGGTTCGGCAATTGCCGAGGTCGTTGACGGTAACGTTTCCGAGGCGAACTGGGAAGTGACCGCAGAAGCCACGAAAGGCACACAGGAAAACATCCGACGCATCGTGAACGGTGAATTGGAATTCGCGCTCGCCAATGCCGCAATTTCCTATTTTGCCGTGCGCGGCGAAGGGGCCTGGGCAACCGAACACACCATCCAAACCGTCATGACGCTTGCTCCCAATGTTGGACTGTTCCTTACACCACAGTCCTCTGATGTCCGTAGTATCCGAGACTTCACCGGTAAACGGATTGTCGTTGGACCCGCAGGAGCAGGCTTCGAGTACTTCCTTAAACCGATACTGGCGGCACACGGTATCACCTACGAGGATTTCACACCCATTAATAGCACTTATATCGGGGCGGTAGATTTGTTAGCGGACGGTTCTGCTGCCGCTGCATTCGTCGGGGGTGCGGTCCCAACGCCAGCTGCTACACAAGCCAGCACGTCTCAAGACATCTTCTTCATTCCATTCGACGATGCCGCGAAACAGTCCCTCTTTGCAGATTATCCTTTCTTTAATGCAATAACTATCCCTGCCAATACCTATAAAGGACAGACGGAGCCGTTCGCGAGTATGAATGTGGGCGCGATGCACCTCATCACCGCTGAAAACGCAGATGAAAACATCGTCTATGAGTTCACGAAGACCTTGTATACATACCGGGCGGAAGTCGTGAAACGGCACGGTGCCGGCAAAGCCATTAATCCGAAAAACGTCGTCAAAGATACAGGCACGTCTTTTCACCCGGGTGCCGTCCGTTTCTACCGCGAAATCGGCATTTGGAACGAATAGAAACACCATCTTTCACTTGTTGCGATTTTTTACCAAATCATGCACCCTTTTCGTCTCCAAACCGCGTCATTAACAATAAGAAAATAGAAATGTGCAACCTTTACATTCAGGTACCTCAGTCATAGCATCCCCCAAATTACTTAACATAAGTTAAAAAAGTGCTTGACTTTAACGCGTTTTTTTAGTAAAATTGTAAAAATGCTTGTAAGGAGAACCGGAAATGGAATTAACCTTTGAAAAACATGATCTCTTGAATTCTCTGCAAGTGCTACAAGGCGTAGCGAGTGGACGCACAACCCTACCGATTCTTTCAAACGTTCTTATCCAAGCCGCAGATGGAAAAATTGAATGTATCGCCACAGATTTGGAGGTCGGTATTAAGATCAAGGTGGAAGGTGCCATTCAAGAAGACGGGGCTATTACTGTCTCTGCGAAAAAGTTGGCAGACATCGTCAAAGAATTACCGGTAGACAAACCGATCCACTTCGCAACGACGGCAAATGACCGAGTTGAACTCACTTGTGGGAACGGTGTTTATAAAATTATTGGACTTCCAGACGAAGAATTCCCACAATTGCCTGCTGTTGACGGAGATTCACTAACAATTGATGGCGATGTTCTGCGGGATCTACTTTACAAGACCGAATTTGCCGCCGCAACGGAGGATGTTCGCTATTTCCTAAATGGACTCTATTTTAATTTCCTGCCCGATAAAACGGAAGTCGTTGCCACCGATATGAGATGGCTCGCACTTGCACGCTGTGAACGGCTCACGTCAGAGGATGTAAAAGGGTTCATCATCCCACTCAAAGCCGTTAAAGAGATCGCTCGCACTTTCACTGAATCTGGCACAGTGCAGATCTCAATTTTTGAAAATCAGATTCTCTTCGCTGATGAGAATGCGACCTTAACGACACGACTCGTAGAGGGCGATTACCCACCATACCAGAAAATCATCCCTGAAGCTGCGGAAGGCAGAGTGGTCGTCTCTAAAGAACAGATGCTGCATGCAGCACGGCGCGTTGCGTTGCTATCGGATCCGAAGAACTATGCGATTGCTTTGGAAATTGATACTGAGCAGCTCCAGATTTCAGCAAAGACTCCGGAATTAGGAGAGGCATACGAGCCTATTCTTGTGGAGTCTGGCACAGGACGCATACGGATTGGTATCGATGCGCGTTTGTTGATAGAGACTTTGGGACACGTTGAAACGGAGTCCATGGCAATAGAGTTTAAAAGCGAAGTGGAGCCTATCGTCTTTAAACCGGTCGGTGCGGAAAGTCACATCTGTCTTGTAATGCCGATGCGTTTGGAATCGTAGAGACAAATTTCGTATGCCATGTCCAGAGCGGTTAGAAACCGCTCCTACCGGGCCTGTGCCTCTAAAGTCCAGCGCAAAAATGAAAAACCAAATGGGCCTGTAAAAAAACTTGACAACCCCTCCGTTTAATGGTATTATTATATACCTGATGCCGAGATAGCTCAGTCGGTAGAGCAGAGGACTGAAAATCCTTGTGTCGGCAGTTCGATTCTGCCTCTCGGCACTTTCTTTCCAACCGTAATAGTGTGCTAAGCCGGTGTAGCTCAGTGGAAGAGCAACTGATTCGTAATCAGTAGGTCGGAGGTTCAAATCCTCTCATCGGCTTTCTGTTTCAGCGGCGACATCTTCTTCAAGGGATTTGATATTTGCCAAGACAGTCGGGTGCGGTTCGATTTTATACACTGTGCGGTACACTTCTAAAGCCGCTGCTTTATCCCCAAGGAAACTTGCATAAATTTCACCCATCCGTTCCCACGCCCGAACCTCCTCGGGATCAAGATCGACAATCCGTTCATAGACTTGCAGCGCATCCACATACTGACGTGTTTCTATATCCTCTCGCTCAAGCGCAGATGCACGGGAAAAAAGCAGGCGAACGAGATCGTCAACAACCTCGTTCATTTCAGGCATCTTTTCATGCGCCTGCTCCAAGAGGGCAATCGATGCCGATTCCAGGCGTGTAACCTCAGCCAAATCCTCTTCGGTGAATTCCCTATCAAGGAACTGATAGCTCTGTAGCATTCTGGCATACGTTCTCGATAACTGGAGGCGAGCAAGGATACCGATAGGTGCTTTTTCAGAGGGGATGTTTAAAAGCTCTGGATCGTTTTCAATTGCTTTCGTGTAGTACTTAGCAGCTTGTTCAAACTGCTTACTTCCCTGATAGAGAACGCCGAGGAGATAGTGTGCTTCAGCATTGTTTGGAGCACTCTCGAGCACAGCAAGGAATTCTTGGGTAGCTTCCGCAAGCAAGCCTTCATCACGAAACAGTTTACCGCGTAAGAGACGGACACCCGCATGTTCAGGCTGAATGCGCGATGCATATTCTAAACGTGCCTTCGCATCTTTCAACCAATTACTCTGTGAATAGATCTCCGCAATGCGGAGATTGGCGTGCAAACGAACTTCCGCCCTCGTCTGTGAGATGCCGTTTATGGGAATCTCACGGACTGTATCCTGCGTTTCCAAGGCTTGTAAGGCTTGCCAATAGTAAAGGGCAGCATCGGCAAGATCCTGTTTCTTATAGAGGGTATCTGCTTGCTGAATAAAAGCACCTACCTGTGACAATGGTGGCGATTCGGATTCCGCAGTCCCACGCCGAATATAAAAAAACGCAAGTCCAACAAAACCGATGACTGCCACCACTTCCGCGTAAAAAAGCCAACTCCGCAAGGAGACTAAGGATTTTACATTAAAGGGCATATTTCCTCCTCTGTTCCGCCCTGACGTATAAGGTAATAGGATGATTACTTCGGTAAACGCTCAAAACGACGCGCTACAGGGGACGTTTTTCAATGTCCTCAAGGATGTCAAGCATCTCCTCCGGTCCAACAAATCCGGTGAATCGCTTGAGAAGGGTCCCGTTAGCATCCATGAAAATGACGACAGGTAATCCGGGAATCTGATATTTCTCGGTGAGTGCCTGCGTCGTTTCGGAGCTTCGGGTGAAATCGAGTTTAACATTTACATAATCATCGAGTTTCGCAGCGACCGCGGGATCGGCATAAGTCTTATGATCGAGTTCTTTACACGCGGCACACCAAGAGGCATAAAAATCAAGCATTACGAGTTTGTCTTCGCGCGTGGCGATTTCAAATCCTTCGGCTTCGTCGTAAACCCAATCCAAGTGGGGGCCGGCAGGCTGTTGGATACCTCCAACAAACATATAGGCACCGAATACCGCCAGCAAAAGACCACACGCCTTTTGGAATTGCATCCGTGGAGAGATACCGCTGAAACGTTGGGTTAACTTACCTAGCCACACGCCAATGAGCACGAAACCACCGGCAATAGCGAAAAATGGTAGTGAGTTCTGTAGAAAATCCTGCAATGGTGGAAATACATCTTTGAGAAAGTAGAGTGCCATCGTAATAATGGCAATGCCGAAGACGTTTTCCAAAACATACATCCATCCACCGGAACGTGGGAGTGCGGAAAGCGATCCAGAGAACGTCCCGATACCGATAAAGAGGAGTCCCATGCCGAGGGCATAAGTAAACATGAGCCAGAATCCGAGGAAGAGACTTCCCGTGGTTGCGATATAGGTTAGCACGACTGCCAACGCCGGTCCTGTGCAAGGTGCAGCGATCACCCCTGCGACTGTCCCCATAGCGAACGCGCCTGCAAACCCGGCACCCCCGACGGTGTTAAGGCGGTTCTGCACAGTGTATGGCAACCGAATCTCAAAAACACCGAACATAGACAAGCCCAAGGTTACAAGAATGAGGCTAATGAAACCGACGACCCACGGGTTTGCCATTATCTGTCCAAAAACCGCTCCTGTCGATGCGACCGCTACGCCTAAAATTGAATAGGTCACAACAATCCCGAGCACATACACAACAGAAAGCAGAAACGATTTGAATAAGCCAGCAGACTCATTGGCACCGAAGATGGAAACGGTGATCGGTATGAGTGGATAAACACAAGGGGTCAAACTGGTCAAAATTCCGCCCGCAAATACAAGTATTAAGGCAAGCCAGACCTGTCCCCCAGAGAGTGCACGGGCGAGACCTCCTGCGTTATCACTCGGCGGGGCACCGAATTCGACATTGGCGAAAATCGCCTCATTCGTCCGCTGAATGGGGTCCTCAATGCCAACGACTTCAATAGGGACGGCAAAGGTGAGAACTTCGGGTAATAGACACTGCTCATCGTTACACGCCTGATATCTGAGTTCCATATCCAGCATAATAGGGGCAATTGGAGCGGTCTGATTTAAATCGGCTTGGATACCGATAGTAATCGTGTCGTGATAGACCGGGGCTTCTCCTATTGAACCGAGTGCCAATACCTCCCCCTTGGGATATACGGCTTCACCGAAAGTAAGATGTGGTGTATCGGGGAAAATGACCTCGGTGGCGATCAATCCTTCACCCGCTGGAGTGGCGTTCACATGCCATCCTTGGGCAATTTCAACGACAACAGCAATTTGGAATTGGCTGCCCGGTTGAACCTTGTCAAGCGAGAGGTACCCCTTTACTGAGAGTTTTTCAACAGGGGGAGGGGCACCAAATCCGAAATCTGCAAGCTGCGCTTGAACAGGAGCAGAAGTTACCATTATGACAAGCACTAACAGTCCACAGCGTAAATATTTATCAAGTCTGATGGTTTCTAACATCGGTTCATTCTCCTCAGCGGAAGTACGCCATCGCGTGGCTCCCGAAATTACCTCGGCTCCAGCACAACGCAAGGCAGAATCATCTCCTCAAGTGAGACACCACCGTGTTGGAAACTGCCTTGAAATATCTCTTTATAGACATCGAAGCGTCTTGCATAAACTAAGTAGTAGTCCTCTTTTGCGAGGACATAACTCTTTCGGGCTTCTTCACCAGGTAAGCGATACGCCCCTGGTTCCTTTATGACCCATCCGGCTTCCGGTGCACATGAGATGTTTTTCCCTTCTTTAAACCGAAGTCCGGTTGTGAGTCCCGCTTGACTTGACACCTTCGCTGCATTTTGACAAAGGACGGAACCGTGGTCAGACGTTAAGACGACCGTCATACCGCGTTCAGCCGCAACTCTGAATATTCTATAAAGATGTGAATGCTGAAACCATGCGTGCGCCAGCGTCCGAAACGCTGCTTCATCTGGGACCAGCTGCTGTAGTAAACCCATCTCGTGTCGTGTATGTGTCAGCATATCAAGGAAGTCAACAACAAGTGCCGTCAA encodes the following:
- a CDS encoding thioredoxin fold domain-containing protein; amino-acid sequence: MLETIRLDKYLRCGLLVLVIMVTSAPVQAQLADFGFGAPPPVEKLSVKGYLSLDKVQPGSQFQIAVVVEIAQGWHVNATPAGEGLIATEVIFPDTPHLTFGEAVYPKGEVLALGSIGEAPVYHDTITIGIQADLNQTAPIAPIMLDMELRYQACNDEQCLLPEVLTFAVPIEVVGIEDPIQRTNEAIFANVEFGAPPSDNAGGLARALSGGQVWLALILVFAGGILTSLTPCVYPLIPITVSIFGANESAGLFKSFLLSVVYVLGIVVTYSILGVAVASTGAVFGQIMANPWVVGFISLILVTLGLSMFGVFEIRLPYTVQNRLNTVGGAGFAGAFAMGTVAGVIAAPCTGPALAVVLTYIATTGSLFLGFWLMFTYALGMGLLFIGIGTFSGSLSALPRSGGWMYVLENVFGIAIITMALYFLKDVFPPLQDFLQNSLPFFAIAGGFVLIGVWLGKLTQRFSGISPRMQFQKACGLLLAVFGAYMFVGGIQQPAGPHLDWVYDEAEGFEIATREDKLVMLDFYASWCAACKELDHKTYADPAVAAKLDDYVNVKLDFTRSSETTQALTEKYQIPGLPVVIFMDANGTLLKRFTGFVGPEEMLDILEDIEKRPL